A window from Candidatus Delongbacteria bacterium encodes these proteins:
- a CDS encoding GTP-binding protein produces MAKAKFERTKPHVNVGTIGHVDHGKTTLTAAITQALA; encoded by the coding sequence ATGGCCAAGGCAAAATTCGAGCGGACCAAGCCCCACGTGAACGTCGGGACGATTGGTCACGTGGACCACGGCAAGACGACGCTGACGGCGGCGATCACGCAGGCCCTTGCGA